From one Callithrix jacchus isolate 240 chromosome 2, calJac240_pri, whole genome shotgun sequence genomic stretch:
- the LOC100401450 gene encoding protocadherin gamma-A1 isoform X25, with protein sequence MKIQKKLTSCSRLMLLYLSLELLLESGAGNIHYSVPEETDKGSVVGNIAKDLGLQPQELADRGVRIVSRGRMPLFALNSGSGSLITAGRIDREELCAQRVPCLVSFSILVEDKMKLFPVEVEIIDINDNTPQFQLEELEFKMNEITTPGTRIPLPFGQDLDVGLNSLQSYQLSSNPHFSLDVPQGTDGPQHPEMVLQSPLDREEEAVHHLILTASDGGDPVRSGTLRICIQVVDANDNPPAFTQAEYHISVPENVRVGTQLLIVNATDPDEGANGEVTYSFHNADHRVAQIFHLDSYAGEISNKEPLDFEEYKIYSMEVQAQDGAGLMARAKVLIKVLDVNDNAPEVTITSVATAVPENFPPGTIIALISVLDQDSGDNGYTTCFIPGNLPFKLEKLVDNYYRLVTKRTLDRELISGYNITVTATDQGTPALSTETHISLLVTDINDNSPVFHQDSYSAYIPENNPRGASIFSVRAHDSDSNENAQITYSLIEDTIQGAPLSSYVSIGSETGVLYALRSFDYEQFRDLQLKVMARDSGDPPLSSNVSLSLFVLDQNDNAPEILYPALPTDGSTGVELAPRSAEPGYLVTKVVAVDRDSGQNAWLSYRLLKASEPGLFTVGLHTGEVRTARALLDRDALKQSLVVAVQDHGQPPLSATVTLTVAVADRIPDILADLGSLEPSAKPNDSDLTLYLVVSVAAVSCVFLAFVIVLLALRLWRWHKSRLLPASEGGMAGGPSPHFVGVDGVRAFLQTYSHEVSLTADSRKSHLIFPQPNYADTLISQGSCEKKDFLSAPQSLLEDKKEPFSQVHPSLGNLLVPRSLEVTILMLNLVRTPDQHSTLQSELLGSVDPPTSASRLAGTTGTHHHTQLEQSSI encoded by the exons ATGAAGATTCAGAAAAAGCTGACCAGCTGCAGCCGGCTGATGCTTCTGTATCTTTCTCTGGAGTTACTGCTGGAATCTGGGGCTGGGAATATTCACTACTCAGTGCCAGAAGAGACAGACAAAGGTTCTGTCGTGGGCAATATCGCCAAGGACCTAGGGCTACAACCCCAGGAGCTGGCAGATCGCGGAGTCCGCATTGTCTCCAGAGGTAGGATGCCGCTTTTCGCTCTGAATTCGGGAAGTGGCAGCTTGATCACCGCGGGCAGGATAGACCGGGAGGAGCTCTGCGCTCAGAGGGTGCCATGTCTCGTGAGTTTTAGCATCCTTGTTGAGGATAAAATGAAGCTTTTCCCTGTTGAAGTGGAAATAATTGATATTAATGACAACACTCCCCAATTCCAATTAGAGGAACTGGagtttaaaatgaatgaaataactaCTCCAGGTACAAGGATCCCATTGCCTTTTGGGCAAGACCTTGATGTGGGTCTGAACTCACTCCAGAGCTACCAACTCAGCTCTAACCCTCATTTCTCCCTGGATGTGCCACAGGGGACCGATGGACCCCAACATCCAGAGATGGTGCTGCAGAGTCCCCTAGACAGAGAAGAAGAAGCTGTCCACCACCTCATCCTCACAGCTTCTGACGGGGGTGATCCAGTCCGTTCAGGGACTCTCCGAATTTGCATTCAGGTGGTAGATGCAAATGACAATCCTCCAGCATTTACTCAGGCAGAATACCATATCAGTGTCCCTGAAAACGTGCGGGTGGGCACTCAGCTGCTCATAGTAAATGCCACTGACCCTGATGAGGGAGCCAATGGAGAAGTAACATACTCTTTTCATAATGCAGATCACAGAGTGGCTCAAATATTTCATTTAGATTCTTATGCAGGAGAAATATCAAATAAAGAACCGCTGGATTTCgaagaatacaaaatttattcAATGGAAGTTCAAGCCCAGGATGGTGCGGGGCTCATGGCTAGAGCTAAGGTACTGATTAAAGTTTTGGATGTAAATGATAATGCCCCAGAAGTGACCATCACCTCTGTCGCCACTGCAGTTCCAGAAAACTTTCCTCCTGGGACCATAATTGCTCTTATAAGTGTGCTTGACCAGGACTCAGGAGACAATGGTTACACCACATGTTTCATTCCTGGAAATCTACCCTTTAAATTGGAAAAGTTAGTTGATAATTATTACCGTTTAGTGACTAAAAGAACACTGGACAGAGAACTTATCTCTGGGTACAACATCACAGTAACAGCAACAGACCAGGGAACTCCAGCTCTATCTACTGAAACTCACATTTCACTGCTAGTGACAGATATCAATGACAACTCTCCAGTCTTTCATCAAGACTCCTACTCTGCCTACATTCCTGAAAACAACCCCAGAGGCGCCTCCATCTTCTCTGTGAGGGCCCACGACTCAGACAGCAATGAGAATGCGCAAATCACTTACTCCCTAATAGAGGACACCATCCAGGGGGCACCCCTGTCGTCCTACGTGTCCATTGGCTCCGAAACTGGGGTACTGTATGCGCTGCGATCCTTCGACTACGAGCAGTTCCGGGATTTGCAACTGAAAGTGATGGCGCGGGACAGCGGGGACCCGCCCCTGAGCAGTAACGTGTCGCTGAGCCTGTTTGTGCTGGACCAGAATGACAATGCACCGGAGATCCTGTACCCCGCCCTCCCCACAGACGGTTCTACTGGAGTGGAGCTGGCGCCCCGCTCCGCAGAGCCCGGCTATCTGGTGACCAAGGTGGTGGCGGTGGACAGAGACTCGGGCCAGAACGCCTGGCTGTCCTACCGCCTGCTCAAGGCCAGCGAACCGGGACTCTTCACGGTGGGGCTGCACACGGGCGAGGTGCGCACGGCGCGGGCCCTGCTGGACAGAGACGCGCTCAAGCAGAGCCTCGTGGTGGCCGTCCAGGACCACGGCCAGCCCCCTCTCTCGGCCACCGTCACGCTCACTGTGGCCGTGGCCGACAGGATCCCCGACATCTTAGCGGACCTGGGCAGCCTTGAGCCTTCAGCCAAACCCAACGATTCGGACCTCACTCTGTACCTGGTGGTGTCGGTGGCCGCCGTCTCCTGCGTCTTCCTGGCCTTCGTCATCGTGCTGCTGGCACTCAGGCTGTGGCGCTGGCACAAGTCACGCCTGCTGCCGGCTTCGGAAGGCGGGATGGCAGGCGGGCCCAGCCCGCACTTTGTGGGCGTGGATGGGGTTCGGGCTTTTCTGCAGACCTATTCCCACGAGGTCTCCCTCACCGCAGATTCGCGGAAGAGTCACCTGATCTTCCCGCAGCCCAACTACGCTGACACGCTTATCAGCCAGGGGAGCTGTGAGAAAAAAGATTTTCTATCAGCACCCCAGTCCTTACTGGAAGACAAAAAGGAACCATTTTCTCAG gttcacccctccttaggcaacctgctGGTCCCCCGCTCcctggaggtcaccatattgatgctgaacttagtgcggacacccgatcagcatagcacactgcagtcggaactcctgggctcagtcgatcctcccacctcagcctcccgattagctgggactacaggcacgcaccaccacacccagcttgaaCAAAGTAGTATTTAA
- the LOC100401074 gene encoding mitochondrial ornithine transporter 2 produces the protein MKSSPGIQAAIDLTAGAAGGTACVLTGQPFDTIKVKMQTFPDLYKGLTDCFLKTYTQVGLRGFYRGTGPALMAYVAENSVLFMCYGFCQQFVRKMAGLDKQAKLSDLQTATAGSFASAFASLALCPTELVKCRLQTMYEMEMSGKIAKSHNTIWSVVKNILKKDGPLGFYHGLSSTLLQEVPGYFFFFGGYELSRSFFASGRSKDELGPVHLMLSGGVAGISLWLVVFPVDCIKSRIQVLSMHGKQAGFVGTLLSVAKNEGIAALYSGLTATMIRAVPANGALFVAYEYSRKMMMSQLEAY, from the coding sequence ATGAAGTCCAGTCCTGGCATCCAAGCCGCCATCGACCTAACAGCGGGAGCCGCCGGGGGAACAGCGTGTGTACTGACCGGGCAGCCCTTCGACACAATAAAAGTGAAGATGCAGACGTTTCCCGACCTGTACAAGGGCCTCACCGACTGCTTCCTGAAGACGTACACCCAAGTAGGTCTCCGGGGCTTCTACAGGGGCACTGGCCCGGCACTGATGGCCTATGTCGCCGAAAACTCGGTCCTCTTCATGTGCTATGGGTTTTGCCAGCAGTTTGTTAGGAAAATGGCTGGACTGGACAAGCAGGCAAAGCTGAGTGATCTACAGACTGCGACCGCGGGGTCCTTTGCCTCTGCATTCGCCTCGTTGGCTCTCTGCCCCACTGAGCTTGTGAAGTGCCGGCTACAGACCATGTATGAAATGGAGATGTCAGGGAAGATAGCAAAAAGCCATAATACAATTTGGTCTGTCGTGAAGAACATCCTTAAAAAGGATGGCCCCTTGGGCTTCTACCACGGACTCTCCAGTACTCTACTTCAAGAAGTACCGggttacttctttttctttggtgGCTATGAACTGAGCCGATCGTTTTTTGCATCAGGGAGATCAAAAGATGAACTAGGCCCTGTCCATTTGATGTTAAGTGGCGGAGTTGCTGGAATTTCTCTCTGGCTTGTCGTGTTCCCAGTGGATTGTATTAAATCCAGAATTCAGGTTCTTTCTATGCATGGAAAACAGGCAGGATTTGTTGGTACCCTCTTAAGTGTCGCAAAAAATGAAGGAATAGCAGCCTTATATTCTGGACTGACAGCTACTATGATTCGAGCAGTCCCTGCAAATGGGGCGCTGTTTGTGGCCTATGAATACAGCAGGAAGATGATGATGAGCCAGCTGGAAGCATACTGA
- the TAF7 gene encoding transcription initiation factor TFIID subunit 7, which produces MSKSKDDAPHELESQFILRLPPEYASTVRRAVQSGHVNLKDRLTIELHPDGRHGIVRVDRVPLASKLVDLPCVMESLKTIDKKTFYKTADISQMLVATVDGDLYPPVEEPVASADPKASKKKDKDKEKKFIWNHGITLPLKNVRKRRFRKTAKKKYIESPDVEKEVKRLLSTDAEAVSTRWEIIAEDETKETENQGLDISSPGMSGHRQGHDSLEHDELREIFNDLSSSSEDEDETQHQDEEDINIIDTEEDLERQLQEKLNASDEQHQKNEGTNQLVMGIQKQIDNMKGKLQETQDRAKRQEDLIMKVENLALKNRFQAVLDELKQKEDREKEQLSSLQEELESLLEK; this is translated from the coding sequence atgagTAAAAGCAAAGATGATGCTCCTCACGAACTGGAGAGCCAGTTTATCTTACGTCTGCCTCCAGAATATGCCTCTACTGTGAGAAGGGCAGTACAGTCTGGTCATGTCAACCTCAAGGACAGACTGACAATTGAGTTACACCCTGATGGGCGTCATGGAATTGTCAGAGTGGACCGTGTTCCATTGGCCTCAAAATTGGTTGACCTACCTTGTGTTATGGAAAGCTTGAAAACCATTGATAAGAAAACCTTTTACAAGACAGCTGATATCTCTCAGATGCTTGTAGCCACAGTTGATGGTGATCTCTATCCTCCAGTGGAGGAGCCAGTTGCTAGCGCTGATCCTAAAGCTAGCAAGAAAAAGGATaaggacaaagagaaaaagtTCATCTGGAACCACGGAATTACTCTGCCTCTAAAGAATGTCAGGAAGAGAAGGTTCCGGAAGACAGCAAAGAAGAAGTATATTGAATCTCCAGATGTGGAGAAAGAAGTGAAACGATTGCTGAGTACAGATGCTGAAGCTGTTAGTACTCGGTGGGAAATAATTGCTGAAGATGAaacaaaggagacagaaaatcaagGCCTGGATATCTCTTCTCCAGGAATGTCTGGTCACAGGCAGGGCCATGACTCATTAGAGCATGATGAGCTTCGAGAGATATTCAATGACCTCAGCAGCAGCAGTGAGGATGAAGATGAGACCCAGCATCAAGATGAAGAAGATATAAACATCATTGACACTGAGGAAGATCTGGAGAGACAGCTACAGGAGAAGTTAAATGCATCAGACGAACAGCACCAAAAGAATGAAGGAACCAATCAGCTGGTTATGGGAATTCAGAAGCAGATTGACAACATGAAAGGCAAGCTCCAAGAGACCCAGGACAGGGCAAAACGACAAGAGGATCTCATCATGAAAGTGGAAAATCTGGCTCTCAAGAACAGATTTCAGGCTGTACTGGATGAGCTCAAGCAAAAGGAAGATCGAGAAAAGGAGCAACTCAGCTCTTTGCAAGAGGAGCTAGAATCACTCCTAGAGAAGTAA
- the LOC100401450 gene encoding protocadherin gamma-A1 isoform X26 codes for MKIQKKLTSCSRLMLLYLSLELLLESGAGNIHYSVPEETDKGSVVGNIAKDLGLQPQELADRGVRIVSRGRMPLFALNSGSGSLITAGRIDREELCAQRVPCLVSFSILVEDKMKLFPVEVEIIDINDNTPQFQLEELEFKMNEITTPGTRIPLPFGQDLDVGLNSLQSYQLSSNPHFSLDVPQGTDGPQHPEMVLQSPLDREEEAVHHLILTASDGGDPVRSGTLRICIQVVDANDNPPAFTQAEYHISVPENVRVGTQLLIVNATDPDEGANGEVTYSFHNADHRVAQIFHLDSYAGEISNKEPLDFEEYKIYSMEVQAQDGAGLMARAKVLIKVLDVNDNAPEVTITSVATAVPENFPPGTIIALISVLDQDSGDNGYTTCFIPGNLPFKLEKLVDNYYRLVTKRTLDRELISGYNITVTATDQGTPALSTETHISLLVTDINDNSPVFHQDSYSAYIPENNPRGASIFSVRAHDSDSNENAQITYSLIEDTIQGAPLSSYVSIGSETGVLYALRSFDYEQFRDLQLKVMARDSGDPPLSSNVSLSLFVLDQNDNAPEILYPALPTDGSTGVELAPRSAEPGYLVTKVVAVDRDSGQNAWLSYRLLKASEPGLFTVGLHTGEVRTARALLDRDALKQSLVVAVQDHGQPPLSATVTLTVAVADRIPDILADLGSLEPSAKPNDSDLTLYLVVSVAAVSCVFLAFVIVLLALRLWRWHKSRLLPASEGGMAGGPSPHFVGVDGVRAFLQTYSHEVSLTADSRKSHLIFPQPNYADTLISQGSCEKKDFLSAPQSLLEDKKEPFSQCSQRNG; via the exons ATGAAGATTCAGAAAAAGCTGACCAGCTGCAGCCGGCTGATGCTTCTGTATCTTTCTCTGGAGTTACTGCTGGAATCTGGGGCTGGGAATATTCACTACTCAGTGCCAGAAGAGACAGACAAAGGTTCTGTCGTGGGCAATATCGCCAAGGACCTAGGGCTACAACCCCAGGAGCTGGCAGATCGCGGAGTCCGCATTGTCTCCAGAGGTAGGATGCCGCTTTTCGCTCTGAATTCGGGAAGTGGCAGCTTGATCACCGCGGGCAGGATAGACCGGGAGGAGCTCTGCGCTCAGAGGGTGCCATGTCTCGTGAGTTTTAGCATCCTTGTTGAGGATAAAATGAAGCTTTTCCCTGTTGAAGTGGAAATAATTGATATTAATGACAACACTCCCCAATTCCAATTAGAGGAACTGGagtttaaaatgaatgaaataactaCTCCAGGTACAAGGATCCCATTGCCTTTTGGGCAAGACCTTGATGTGGGTCTGAACTCACTCCAGAGCTACCAACTCAGCTCTAACCCTCATTTCTCCCTGGATGTGCCACAGGGGACCGATGGACCCCAACATCCAGAGATGGTGCTGCAGAGTCCCCTAGACAGAGAAGAAGAAGCTGTCCACCACCTCATCCTCACAGCTTCTGACGGGGGTGATCCAGTCCGTTCAGGGACTCTCCGAATTTGCATTCAGGTGGTAGATGCAAATGACAATCCTCCAGCATTTACTCAGGCAGAATACCATATCAGTGTCCCTGAAAACGTGCGGGTGGGCACTCAGCTGCTCATAGTAAATGCCACTGACCCTGATGAGGGAGCCAATGGAGAAGTAACATACTCTTTTCATAATGCAGATCACAGAGTGGCTCAAATATTTCATTTAGATTCTTATGCAGGAGAAATATCAAATAAAGAACCGCTGGATTTCgaagaatacaaaatttattcAATGGAAGTTCAAGCCCAGGATGGTGCGGGGCTCATGGCTAGAGCTAAGGTACTGATTAAAGTTTTGGATGTAAATGATAATGCCCCAGAAGTGACCATCACCTCTGTCGCCACTGCAGTTCCAGAAAACTTTCCTCCTGGGACCATAATTGCTCTTATAAGTGTGCTTGACCAGGACTCAGGAGACAATGGTTACACCACATGTTTCATTCCTGGAAATCTACCCTTTAAATTGGAAAAGTTAGTTGATAATTATTACCGTTTAGTGACTAAAAGAACACTGGACAGAGAACTTATCTCTGGGTACAACATCACAGTAACAGCAACAGACCAGGGAACTCCAGCTCTATCTACTGAAACTCACATTTCACTGCTAGTGACAGATATCAATGACAACTCTCCAGTCTTTCATCAAGACTCCTACTCTGCCTACATTCCTGAAAACAACCCCAGAGGCGCCTCCATCTTCTCTGTGAGGGCCCACGACTCAGACAGCAATGAGAATGCGCAAATCACTTACTCCCTAATAGAGGACACCATCCAGGGGGCACCCCTGTCGTCCTACGTGTCCATTGGCTCCGAAACTGGGGTACTGTATGCGCTGCGATCCTTCGACTACGAGCAGTTCCGGGATTTGCAACTGAAAGTGATGGCGCGGGACAGCGGGGACCCGCCCCTGAGCAGTAACGTGTCGCTGAGCCTGTTTGTGCTGGACCAGAATGACAATGCACCGGAGATCCTGTACCCCGCCCTCCCCACAGACGGTTCTACTGGAGTGGAGCTGGCGCCCCGCTCCGCAGAGCCCGGCTATCTGGTGACCAAGGTGGTGGCGGTGGACAGAGACTCGGGCCAGAACGCCTGGCTGTCCTACCGCCTGCTCAAGGCCAGCGAACCGGGACTCTTCACGGTGGGGCTGCACACGGGCGAGGTGCGCACGGCGCGGGCCCTGCTGGACAGAGACGCGCTCAAGCAGAGCCTCGTGGTGGCCGTCCAGGACCACGGCCAGCCCCCTCTCTCGGCCACCGTCACGCTCACTGTGGCCGTGGCCGACAGGATCCCCGACATCTTAGCGGACCTGGGCAGCCTTGAGCCTTCAGCCAAACCCAACGATTCGGACCTCACTCTGTACCTGGTGGTGTCGGTGGCCGCCGTCTCCTGCGTCTTCCTGGCCTTCGTCATCGTGCTGCTGGCACTCAGGCTGTGGCGCTGGCACAAGTCACGCCTGCTGCCGGCTTCGGAAGGCGGGATGGCAGGCGGGCCCAGCCCGCACTTTGTGGGCGTGGATGGGGTTCGGGCTTTTCTGCAGACCTATTCCCACGAGGTCTCCCTCACCGCAGATTCGCGGAAGAGTCACCTGATCTTCCCGCAGCCCAACTACGCTGACACGCTTATCAGCCAGGGGAGCTGTGAGAAAAAAGATTTTCTATCAGCACCCCAGTCCTTACTGGAAGACAAAAAGGAACCATTTTCTCAG TGTTCTCAGAGGAATGGatga